A single genomic interval of Syntrophobotulus glycolicus DSM 8271 harbors:
- a CDS encoding redox-sensing transcriptional repressor Rex — protein sequence MKEHKKLPSAVIKRMPRYYRYLTTLQQMGISRISSRDLGNRMGVTASQVRHDFFSFGASGLQGYGYDVDLLRQEIRDIFGLDDLFSVIIIGAGNLGHALAKYSGFEKNGYKIAAIFDVKPEIIGERINDIEIIHLDKLQEYVQDNHVDIAALTVPEIRVLEVAKLVTDNGIKALWNFSPIELLASDDIVVENIQMIDSLMVLGYNLRTAEAKLNPN from the coding sequence ATGAAGGAGCATAAGAAACTGCCCAGTGCGGTCATCAAGAGAATGCCGAGGTATTACAGGTATCTTACCACACTGCAGCAAATGGGAATCAGCAGAATTTCCTCCAGGGATCTGGGCAACAGGATGGGGGTCACCGCTTCTCAGGTCAGACACGACTTCTTCAGTTTTGGTGCCAGCGGCCTGCAGGGATACGGATATGATGTCGATTTGCTTCGCCAGGAGATCCGGGATATTTTTGGCCTGGACGATTTATTTTCAGTGATTATTATTGGAGCCGGAAACCTGGGCCATGCTCTGGCCAAATATTCAGGCTTTGAAAAGAACGGTTACAAAATAGCGGCTATTTTCGATGTCAAGCCTGAAATTATCGGGGAAAGGATCAATGATATCGAAATTATCCATTTAGATAAACTGCAGGAATATGTGCAGGACAATCATGTTGATATTGCGGCTTTAACCGTACCGGAAATCCGTGTTTTGGAAGTAGCCAAGCTGGTTACGGACAATGGGATTAAAGCCTTATGGAATTTTTCCCCGATCGAATTGCTTGCCAGTGATGATATCGTAGTGGAAAATATCCAAATGATAGACAGTTTGATGGTTCTGGGCTATAATCTGAGAACAGCGGAGGCAAAGTTAAACCCCAACTAA
- a CDS encoding peptidase, with protein MMFLGIDTSAYTTSAAIVDKNKNLLWEERKVLKVIHGERGLAQSEAFFQHIQNLPDLMSMVPADFWAGIAGIGVSAAPRPVQGSYMPVFTAGVSTAKIAAGCLQKELVLTTHQEGHLSAGIESAGMDEKEFLAVHLSGGTTELLKVNRFNAWQMEIEILGGTTDLHAGQFVDRVGVSLGLGFPAGKELEKLAAQASKQAASLLPASVSGYKVSFSGVESAAQRMIGKDVPFADVARAVEGCIARTVTRIIDKAVTETGIRKILMVGGVCCNQYLRTEIPQRLKDKAELFWAELSWSSDNAIGVAFLTRNKCRKIREDKDEGA; from the coding sequence ATGATGTTCCTGGGAATAGATACAAGTGCTTATACGACCTCCGCAGCGATTGTTGACAAGAACAAAAATTTGCTTTGGGAAGAAAGAAAAGTTCTCAAGGTGATCCACGGTGAAAGAGGCTTGGCTCAGTCCGAGGCTTTTTTTCAACATATTCAGAATCTGCCGGACCTGATGAGCATGGTACCTGCGGACTTCTGGGCCGGGATAGCGGGCATCGGCGTAAGTGCCGCCCCCCGTCCGGTACAAGGGTCTTATATGCCTGTTTTTACAGCCGGCGTCTCAACAGCCAAAATAGCGGCAGGTTGCTTACAGAAAGAATTGGTGCTAACCACCCATCAGGAAGGACATCTCAGTGCGGGCATCGAGTCAGCCGGAATGGATGAAAAAGAATTCCTGGCCGTTCATTTATCCGGAGGAACGACAGAACTCCTTAAAGTAAACCGTTTCAATGCTTGGCAAATGGAGATCGAAATCCTGGGGGGAACGACAGATCTTCATGCCGGGCAGTTTGTGGACCGGGTAGGGGTGAGCCTTGGTCTGGGCTTTCCCGCAGGAAAGGAACTGGAAAAACTGGCGGCTCAGGCGTCCAAACAGGCAGCTTCGTTGCTTCCGGCTTCAGTCAGCGGCTATAAGGTCAGTTTTTCGGGAGTGGAGAGTGCCGCTCAAAGAATGATCGGAAAAGATGTCCCCTTTGCTGATGTGGCAAGAGCTGTTGAGGGGTGTATCGCAAGAACGGTCACCAGAATCATCGATAAAGCCGTAACCGAAACAGGAATCAGGAAGATTCTCATGGTGGGAGGGGTTTGCTGTAACCAGTATCTTCGGACAGAAATACCGCAGAGACTGAAAGACAAAGCTGAATTATTCTGGGCCGAGCTTTCCTGGAGCTCCGATAATGCCATAGGTGTTGCCTTTCTGACAAGGAACAAATGCCGAAAGATTCGGGAGGATAAAGATGAAGGAGCATAA
- a CDS encoding FAD-binding oxidoreductase — protein sequence MLSLPETGEAMISITSSPTKKGFLEFCVRKVGRLTNALHDLTVGEQLLIRGPYG from the coding sequence ATGCTTTCCCTGCCGGAAACAGGGGAAGCCATGATTTCCATCACATCTTCGCCGACGAAAAAAGGTTTCTTAGAATTTTGCGTGAGAAAGGTCGGGAGATTAACCAATGCGCTTCATGATTTAACTGTTGGTGAGCAATTGTTGATTCGCGGACCGTATGGGTAA
- a CDS encoding 4Fe-4S dicluster domain-containing protein produces MSSVNLTSLVEKNRLVLEEIARESGVEFNKCYQCGKCTAGCPVAFAMDKTPREIMRLLQLSMAEEALKSHTIWLCASCQTCSVRCPREVDIAAVMESVRIMAKKKGYIAEKNMDLFHDIFLKSVEANGRVHELGLILGFNLQSGQPLKDAQYGLPMVTRGKLAILPHKSNGQDEVKKIFDNVRKRGGKG; encoded by the coding sequence ATGAGTAGTGTTAATCTTACTTCTCTGGTAGAAAAAAACCGACTCGTCCTGGAAGAAATCGCCCGGGAAAGCGGTGTGGAGTTTAACAAATGTTACCAGTGCGGCAAATGTACCGCCGGATGTCCGGTTGCTTTTGCCATGGATAAGACCCCCAGGGAGATCATGAGATTGCTTCAGCTGAGCATGGCGGAGGAAGCGCTCAAGTCCCATACGATTTGGCTGTGTGCAAGCTGCCAGACCTGTTCGGTCAGATGTCCGAGAGAGGTGGATATCGCCGCGGTGATGGAAAGCGTCAGAATCATGGCCAAGAAAAAAGGTTATATTGCCGAAAAGAATATGGACTTATTCCATGACATCTTCCTGAAGTCTGTGGAAGCAAATGGCAGGGTTCATGAACTGGGCCTGATTTTGGGCTTCAATCTCCAAAGTGGGCAGCCCTTAAAGGATGCGCAATATGGCCTGCCGATGGTGACCAGAGGCAAGCTGGCTATTCTTCCTCATAAGAGCAATGGTCAGGACGAAGTGAAAAAAATATTTGACAATGTACGGAAACGGGGTGGCAAAGGATGA
- the nusB gene encoding transcription antitermination factor NusB, whose product MSRRLARETALKVLYQIDMTGEISEMDKNIEYWAGEFNLPEKHQPFTKQLIEGTLSKKEEIDHMIGQNAHEWALDRMSVVDRNLMRLASYEMLYLRNTPQRVSLNEAIELAKKFGGDDSAKFINGILDNLMTQEEKEWIKQGKKKG is encoded by the coding sequence ATGAGCAGACGACTAGCGCGGGAGACTGCCTTAAAGGTTCTGTACCAAATAGATATGACCGGTGAGATCAGTGAAATGGATAAAAACATAGAGTATTGGGCCGGGGAGTTTAACCTGCCTGAGAAACATCAGCCTTTTACAAAGCAGCTGATCGAAGGCACCTTAAGCAAAAAAGAAGAAATCGATCATATGATTGGGCAAAACGCTCACGAATGGGCCTTGGACCGGATGAGCGTTGTGGACCGCAACCTGATGAGACTGGCCTCTTATGAGATGCTGTATTTGCGGAATACACCGCAGAGAGTAAGCTTAAACGAAGCGATTGAGCTGGCCAAAAAATTCGGCGGAGATGATTCGGCTAAGTTTATCAACGGAATATTGGATAACCTAATGACCCAAGAAGAAAAAGAATGGATCAAGCAGGGGAAAAAGAAAGGGTAA
- a CDS encoding FAD/NAD(P)-binding protein, whose product MGDCHCSHDHAQENALIPIRAKVINIVQETPDTKTFFISTMDDQKPFDPQPGQLGMLSLPNVGEGMFSITNKGDNHIEMAIKAVGELTNALHEIEVGQEVGIRGPYGNGFPLEHCKGKDLLFIGGGIGLAPVRSLIMHCIRNRADYGKLTVVYGARSKDDLTFKEDLFKNWPKVENMDLFVTIDRAEEGWDGHVGFVPSYVEELAFKPQVTVLCGPPIMIKFTLPTLQKIGFPEHDIITTLEMRMKCGVGKCGRCNIGSKYVCLDGPVFTLAELKDLPPEY is encoded by the coding sequence ATGGGTGACTGTCATTGCAGCCATGATCATGCTCAGGAAAATGCCTTGATCCCGATCAGGGCGAAAGTGATCAATATCGTTCAGGAAACTCCTGATACCAAAACCTTTTTCATCAGTACCATGGATGACCAAAAGCCATTCGATCCCCAGCCCGGCCAATTGGGTATGCTTTCCTTGCCTAATGTGGGGGAAGGAATGTTTTCCATTACCAACAAAGGGGATAACCATATTGAAATGGCCATTAAAGCGGTTGGCGAACTGACCAATGCCCTGCATGAAATTGAGGTTGGGCAGGAAGTAGGGATCAGAGGGCCCTACGGCAACGGTTTTCCGCTGGAGCATTGTAAAGGCAAGGACCTCCTCTTTATTGGCGGCGGGATCGGCCTGGCCCCCGTGCGCAGCCTGATCATGCATTGTATCCGCAACCGGGCCGATTACGGTAAGCTGACTGTGGTCTATGGGGCCAGATCCAAAGATGATTTGACCTTTAAAGAGGACTTATTTAAGAATTGGCCTAAAGTTGAGAATATGGATTTATTTGTGACCATCGACAGAGCCGAGGAAGGCTGGGACGGCCATGTTGGTTTTGTTCCTTCTTATGTAGAAGAATTAGCCTTCAAACCTCAGGTTACCGTACTCTGCGGCCCACCGATCATGATCAAATTTACGCTGCCGACCCTGCAAAAAATCGGTTTTCCGGAACATGACATTATTACCACTCTGGAAATGCGCATGAAATGCGGTGTCGGCAAATGCGGACGCTGCAATATCGGGTCCAAATATGTCTGTCTGGATGGTCCGGTCTTTACCTTGGCAGAGCTGAAGGATCTGCCGCCTGAGTACTAA
- a CDS encoding CoB--CoM heterodisulfide reductase iron-sulfur subunit B family protein produces MKYAYFPGCSLSSTGIEFDLSTKEVARLLGIELWEIPGWNCCGASSGHLTDHRLALALPARNMAIAEEAGLDVAIPCAACYARSKAVEVAVAGSAKTRQEVEEIIERPYQGKSKARALVDIIANEVSAEAIKEKVRKQLKGLKIACYYGCLLVRPTKMGFDDPEDPRTMDRLMQDLGAETVEWAFKTECCGASHLTTKSDVGLPMLEKIFSAAKQAGADCLVTACPMCMNNLDMRQDQVAKAFHKQYSLPVFYFTELMGLAMGIQPQKLGLDKHFVDAMPLVQKIKTAGSKEEKA; encoded by the coding sequence ATGAAATATGCCTATTTTCCCGGTTGTTCCTTAAGCTCGACAGGTATTGAATTTGACCTGTCTACCAAAGAAGTTGCCAGACTTCTGGGTATTGAATTATGGGAAATCCCCGGTTGGAACTGCTGTGGAGCATCCAGCGGCCATTTAACAGATCACCGGCTGGCCTTGGCGCTTCCGGCCAGAAATATGGCGATTGCGGAAGAAGCGGGGTTGGATGTGGCGATTCCCTGTGCGGCATGTTACGCCCGCAGTAAAGCGGTAGAGGTAGCAGTTGCAGGATCGGCAAAAACAAGGCAGGAAGTAGAAGAAATCATTGAAAGACCCTATCAGGGAAAAAGCAAGGCCAGGGCTCTGGTGGATATCATCGCTAATGAAGTTAGCGCAGAGGCGATTAAGGAAAAAGTGCGCAAACAACTGAAGGGTTTAAAAATAGCCTGTTACTATGGTTGCCTGCTCGTCCGTCCAACCAAGATGGGTTTTGATGATCCCGAAGATCCCCGGACTATGGACAGGCTGATGCAGGACCTCGGAGCGGAAACTGTAGAATGGGCCTTCAAAACAGAATGCTGCGGGGCTTCCCATCTAACGACCAAATCAGATGTCGGATTGCCGATGCTGGAGAAGATTTTTAGCGCAGCAAAACAAGCAGGGGCTGACTGTCTGGTCACAGCCTGTCCAATGTGTATGAACAATCTGGACATGCGCCAGGATCAGGTGGCAAAAGCTTTTCACAAACAGTATAGCTTGCCGGTATTCTATTTTACCGAACTGATGGGTCTGGCTATGGGAATTCAGCCGCAGAAGCTGGGCCTAGATAAGCACTTTGTTGATGCCATGCCTCTGGTCCAAAAAATCAAAACTGCCGGAAGCAAGGAGGAAAAGGCATGA
- a CDS encoding DUF4825 domain-containing protein, which produces MKIIPQPSKKLVFWVVIITALLCLGLFVFWTNLKEHGNENATDGTTNLARALYKNKTQYVENNVKVITLIDQLPLPSGITRGAVELSTAEKPYGVLIHYNVDNHSITTEENDFFKNSVLLFATIDNVDKITHAGHWKISELSSYSFYYTFSRSDIENAMGFDVREYSGSEEKLAELMAKIPLRERTTNSPGSYDQESIGKLFSL; this is translated from the coding sequence ATGAAGATTATTCCGCAGCCCTCTAAAAAACTGGTATTTTGGGTTGTGATCATCACAGCCCTTCTCTGTCTCGGCCTGTTCGTTTTCTGGACAAACCTCAAAGAGCATGGGAATGAAAATGCCACAGACGGTACGACAAACCTGGCCCGGGCATTATATAAAAACAAAACTCAATATGTGGAAAACAACGTCAAAGTAATCACTTTGATTGACCAATTACCCCTGCCTTCGGGAATTACACGGGGAGCTGTAGAATTGAGCACCGCAGAAAAGCCTTACGGTGTCCTTATCCATTACAATGTCGATAATCACTCAATTACGACAGAAGAAAATGATTTTTTTAAGAATTCCGTCCTATTATTTGCCACCATTGATAATGTTGACAAAATTACACATGCCGGACATTGGAAGATCTCCGAACTTTCTTCCTACAGCTTTTATTACACCTTCAGCCGCTCGGATATTGAAAATGCTATGGGGTTTGATGTCCGTGAATACAGTGGGAGTGAGGAAAAGCTGGCCGAGCTGATGGCCAAGATACCTTTAAGGGAAAGAACCACGAATTCCCCCGGATCTTACGATCAGGAATCTATTGGGAAATTATTTTCCTTGTAA
- a CDS encoding pyridoxamine 5'-phosphate oxidase family protein: MTKQEIFNLMNNNPVFFLATTDNGQPRVRGMLLYKADEEGIIFHTGTMKDLYTQISASPKAEMCFNDFKSGVQVRVRGTLEESKDIKLKDEILEHPSRKFLRDWKENGDLQDFYHTLAVFRMTNGVAVTWTMTDNFEPKTDVEL, encoded by the coding sequence ATGACCAAGCAGGAAATTTTTAATTTGATGAACAATAACCCGGTTTTCTTTCTTGCAACAACAGATAATGGACAGCCTCGAGTCAGAGGGATGCTCCTGTATAAGGCTGACGAAGAAGGAATTATTTTTCATACTGGAACGATGAAGGACTTATATACCCAAATATCGGCCAGTCCAAAGGCAGAAATGTGCTTTAATGATTTTAAATCAGGCGTTCAGGTTAGAGTAAGAGGTACTCTTGAGGAGAGCAAGGACATCAAACTCAAAGATGAAATTCTTGAACATCCCAGCCGCAAATTTCTCAGAGATTGGAAAGAAAACGGTGATTTGCAGGATTTTTATCATACCTTAGCTGTTTTTCGCATGACAAACGGCGTTGCTGTTACCTGGACAATGACCGATAACTTTGAGCCAAAAACTGATGTTGAGCTTTAA
- a CDS encoding CoB--CoM heterodisulfide reductase iron-sulfur subunit A family protein — translation MKRVGVFVCHCGTNIGAVVDCAQAAEAAKAFPGVVYSADNKYMCSEPGQELIKKAIQEYKLDRIVVASCSPRMHEATFRRCVENAGLNPYFVEMANIREHCSWVHANEKEKATEKAIDLIKMAVAKAIRNKPLQRSTIPVTDRALVIGGGIAGIQAALDIANAGHIVDIVEKEPSIGGKMAQIDKTFPTLDCSACILTPKMVEAAAHPNINLITFSEIEKVEGFVGNFDVTIKKKARSVKMDVCTGCGLCMEKCPSKVDSEFELGMAKRRAIYTPFPQAIPNKPVIDRANCTYFKSGKCGLCAKVCAAGAIDYTQQEELETRRYGAIVVATGFELFDQSAYGEYGYGKYPDVISGMQFERLINASGPTLGKIKRPSDHQEPKNVVFIKCVGSRDEAKGKSYCSKACCMYSAKHATLVSEKIKDANVYVFYMDVRAGGKGYEEFYNRTREQYRANYIRGRVSKIYQQGDKLIVRGEDTLISRPVEIEADMVVLATAMIAQPDASKLAQKIGIGYDKDDFYTEAHPKLAPVETHTQGVYLAGACQGPKDIPESVAQGSAAAAKVCGLLSKSEMPTEPIVSEVEERICSGCELCAPVCPYKAIEMKIISERCHGKMVERKVAAVNSSLCQGCGACTVACRSAALNLKHFTDEQILAEVNALCL, via the coding sequence ATGAAGCGCGTTGGAGTTTTTGTCTGTCACTGCGGAACGAATATTGGGGCAGTCGTGGACTGTGCCCAAGCAGCTGAAGCGGCTAAAGCATTTCCGGGTGTCGTTTATTCGGCAGATAATAAATATATGTGTTCCGAGCCGGGTCAAGAGCTGATCAAAAAAGCCATTCAAGAGTACAAACTGGATCGGATTGTGGTCGCTTCCTGTTCACCGAGAATGCACGAGGCAACCTTTCGCCGGTGTGTGGAAAATGCCGGCCTGAACCCCTATTTTGTCGAGATGGCCAATATCAGGGAACACTGTTCCTGGGTGCATGCCAATGAAAAAGAAAAAGCGACCGAAAAAGCAATTGATCTGATCAAAATGGCTGTGGCCAAGGCGATTAGAAACAAGCCTCTGCAAAGATCCACCATTCCGGTTACCGACCGGGCTTTGGTGATCGGCGGGGGAATTGCCGGTATTCAAGCGGCTTTGGACATTGCTAATGCCGGTCATATTGTTGACATTGTGGAAAAGGAGCCTTCAATTGGCGGCAAAATGGCCCAGATTGATAAAACTTTCCCCACTTTGGACTGCTCAGCCTGTATTCTGACCCCTAAAATGGTGGAAGCGGCCGCTCATCCCAATATTAACCTGATCACTTTTTCCGAAATTGAAAAAGTGGAAGGTTTTGTGGGAAATTTTGATGTAACAATAAAGAAAAAAGCCCGTTCCGTAAAAATGGATGTCTGTACAGGCTGCGGTCTGTGTATGGAAAAATGTCCAAGCAAAGTTGACAGTGAATTTGAGCTGGGCATGGCCAAAAGAAGAGCGATCTATACCCCATTTCCGCAAGCCATCCCTAATAAACCGGTTATTGACCGGGCGAACTGCACCTACTTTAAATCAGGCAAGTGCGGACTTTGCGCCAAAGTTTGTGCAGCCGGGGCGATTGATTATACCCAGCAGGAAGAACTGGAAACCCGTCGTTACGGCGCAATCGTTGTGGCGACAGGATTTGAACTGTTTGACCAGTCTGCCTACGGTGAGTATGGTTATGGCAAATATCCTGACGTGATTTCCGGCATGCAGTTTGAACGATTGATCAATGCTTCAGGGCCAACCCTGGGCAAAATCAAAAGACCGTCCGACCATCAGGAGCCTAAGAATGTTGTCTTCATCAAATGTGTGGGGTCCCGCGATGAGGCAAAAGGCAAAAGCTATTGCTCCAAGGCCTGCTGCATGTACTCAGCCAAGCATGCCACCCTGGTCAGTGAAAAAATCAAGGACGCCAATGTCTATGTGTTTTACATGGATGTGCGGGCCGGTGGAAAAGGCTATGAAGAATTCTACAACAGGACCAGGGAGCAATACCGGGCCAATTATATCCGGGGCCGCGTTTCCAAAATCTATCAGCAGGGCGATAAACTGATTGTTCGCGGGGAGGACACCCTGATCTCCAGGCCGGTCGAGATTGAAGCCGATATGGTGGTTCTGGCCACGGCAATGATTGCCCAGCCTGATGCGTCCAAATTAGCGCAAAAAATCGGTATTGGTTATGATAAGGATGATTTTTATACGGAAGCTCATCCCAAGCTGGCGCCGGTAGAAACCCACACCCAAGGTGTTTATCTGGCGGGAGCCTGTCAGGGGCCGAAAGATATCCCGGAATCGGTAGCCCAGGGAAGTGCCGCTGCGGCTAAAGTATGCGGATTGCTGTCCAAGAGCGAAATGCCGACCGAGCCGATTGTTTCCGAAGTCGAGGAAAGAATCTGCTCCGGTTGTGAACTTTGTGCGCCTGTATGCCCCTATAAAGCAATTGAGATGAAAATAATTTCAGAACGCTGCCACGGAAAAATGGTTGAACGCAAAGTAGCTGCTGTGAACAGCAGTCTATGCCAGGGGTGCGGAGCCTGTACGGTTGCCTGTCGTTCGGCGGCGCTCAATCTGAAGCACTTTACCGATGAACAAATTCTGGCGGAGGTGAATGCGTTGTGTCTGTAA
- a CDS encoding 4Fe-4S binding protein has protein sequence MEQLTMEVRKIARELLEKGEVNTVIGWEQGNFWYATTPVFIDKPEDTDRLVWNEYCASNLSKYLLDFKDTDGKIAIFVKGCDARGVNRLIQDKQISRDKVVLLGLSCPGMKDDKLAQGSEQGADIPEAVKCRSCRFPDPVIYDRMIGEKQNKKLPEGKDYSDVQAVEGLTADEKYQKFTANYAKCVRCYACRNVCPACNCRDCIFDHSEKGWLGKTNSVSENLFFALTRAMHVAGRCIDCGECERVCPSNVPIMLVNKKLAQDIDNLFGDYEAGVDLDKKLPLGGYEYSDPEEFM, from the coding sequence ATGGAACAATTAACAATGGAGGTCAGAAAAATAGCCCGGGAGCTTTTGGAAAAGGGCGAAGTGAACACGGTGATCGGTTGGGAACAGGGCAATTTCTGGTATGCCACAACGCCTGTCTTCATTGATAAGCCGGAAGATACCGACCGTTTAGTCTGGAATGAGTATTGTGCCAGCAATTTATCCAAATATTTATTGGATTTTAAAGATACAGACGGCAAGATTGCCATCTTTGTTAAGGGTTGTGATGCCCGCGGAGTCAACCGTTTAATTCAGGACAAACAGATAAGCAGAGACAAAGTGGTCTTATTAGGCCTATCCTGTCCAGGAATGAAGGATGATAAGCTGGCTCAAGGTTCCGAACAAGGAGCAGATATTCCCGAGGCCGTGAAATGCCGGAGCTGCCGTTTCCCTGATCCGGTTATTTATGACCGGATGATCGGGGAAAAACAGAATAAAAAACTCCCTGAAGGTAAGGATTATTCTGATGTTCAAGCGGTGGAAGGCCTGACAGCGGATGAAAAATATCAAAAATTTACCGCGAATTACGCCAAATGTGTACGCTGTTATGCCTGCCGCAATGTCTGTCCGGCCTGCAACTGCCGGGATTGTATTTTTGATCACAGTGAAAAGGGCTGGCTGGGCAAAACCAATAGTGTTTCCGAGAATCTGTTTTTTGCTCTGACCAGGGCGATGCATGTAGCGGGAAGGTGTATTGACTGCGGGGAATGTGAAAGAGTTTGTCCTTCCAATGTTCCGATCATGCTGGTCAATAAGAAGCTGGCTCAGGATATCGATAACCTGTTCGGGGACTATGAAGCCGGGGTCGATCTGGATAAAAAGCTTCCTCTGGGTGGCTATGAATACTCTGATCCTGAAGAATTCATGTAG
- a CDS encoding 4Fe-4S dicluster domain-containing protein, whose translation MLAVQAAKLKEVLHILSKDYAVLVPAKIEETSKFVPLQENTEILLSENVRFSPKDVFFPQTENMYCFKTKDKFLEIENIPEDKQPKLLFGVRSCDMKSLECLDQVFLTKGFVDQFYKEKRDNTTIIALNCVKPGQTCFCSSMSVDPQKGVNADIQAYLSGDAIGLEPRTEKGQKVLDLIKGQLAEEQIKIPDAFDFKLKVDVEGVPEKLKGMFESPLWEEVSRKCLNCGACTYICPTCHCFDISQNIRGEEGIKYRCWDSCMYGEYTQMAGGHNPRPGKKEKVRNRFMHKLSYFPERYNMLLCTGCGRCLNVCPINMDITSIMNKIKEAD comes from the coding sequence ATGCTGGCAGTTCAAGCAGCGAAGTTAAAAGAAGTTCTCCATATTTTGAGTAAAGATTACGCGGTCCTGGTGCCTGCTAAAATAGAAGAGACATCCAAATTTGTACCCTTGCAGGAAAATACAGAGATACTGTTAAGCGAGAATGTGCGTTTTTCCCCAAAGGACGTCTTTTTTCCACAAACAGAGAACATGTATTGTTTTAAAACTAAAGATAAGTTCCTGGAAATAGAAAATATCCCGGAAGATAAACAGCCCAAACTGCTCTTTGGAGTAAGATCCTGTGATATGAAAAGCCTGGAATGTCTTGATCAGGTTTTCCTGACTAAGGGCTTTGTGGACCAATTCTATAAAGAAAAAAGAGACAATACCACAATTATTGCCTTGAATTGTGTCAAACCCGGGCAGACCTGTTTTTGCAGCTCAATGAGTGTTGATCCCCAAAAAGGTGTGAATGCCGATATTCAGGCTTATCTTTCCGGAGATGCGATTGGTCTGGAACCCCGGACTGAGAAAGGGCAAAAAGTCCTTGACCTGATTAAAGGCCAGCTTGCCGAAGAACAGATCAAGATTCCCGACGCCTTTGATTTCAAACTGAAAGTGGATGTTGAAGGAGTGCCGGAAAAGCTTAAAGGCATGTTCGAATCTCCGCTGTGGGAAGAGGTCTCCAGAAAATGTCTCAATTGCGGGGCCTGTACCTATATTTGCCCGACCTGTCACTGTTTCGATATTTCCCAAAATATTCGGGGTGAGGAAGGGATCAAGTACCGCTGCTGGGATTCCTGCATGTACGGGGAGTATACCCAGATGGCCGGCGGCCATAATCCCCGTCCCGGTAAAAAAGAAAAAGTCCGCAACAGGTTTATGCATAAGCTCAGCTATTTTCCGGAACGGTACAACATGCTTCTCTGTACCGGCTGCGGAAGATGTCTCAACGTTTGTCCGATTAACATGGATATTACCTCCATTATGAATAAGATAAAGGAGGCCGACTAA
- a CDS encoding DUF2273 domain-containing protein, protein MKELLKKIGERLEAATNWALDHHPGKFIGALLGILMALFIIILGFWQTICLIVLAAIGFSIGKFWDDGKGLPDWTMSLLKKIRNLKMRKYK, encoded by the coding sequence ATGAAGGAATTACTAAAAAAAATCGGAGAAAGACTGGAAGCCGCCACCAATTGGGCTTTGGACCACCATCCGGGTAAATTCATCGGAGCCTTGCTTGGTATTCTTATGGCCTTGTTCATTATTATCCTGGGCTTTTGGCAAACAATATGTCTGATCGTCTTGGCGGCAATCGGATTTTCTATCGGCAAGTTCTGGGACGATGGAAAAGGGCTGCCGGATTGGACGATGTCCTTACTGAAGAAGATTAGAAACTTAAAAATGAGGAAATATAAATAA
- a CDS encoding hydrogenase iron-sulfur subunit codes for MSVNQEGENWEPKILVFACNWCTYAGADLTGLARLQYPPNIRILRVPCSGRVNPQFVIKAFQKGVDGVLVAGCHPGDCHYHSGNYFTRRRFLLMRRLMEYVGMEPERFQNRWISAAEAPKFQQVITELTEQIKALGPNRKLRDDQWNN; via the coding sequence GTGTCTGTAAATCAAGAAGGCGAAAATTGGGAACCTAAAATACTGGTATTTGCCTGTAACTGGTGTACCTATGCCGGGGCGGATTTGACCGGTCTGGCCAGATTGCAGTATCCTCCGAATATCAGAATCCTCAGAGTCCCTTGTTCAGGCAGGGTTAATCCCCAGTTTGTCATCAAGGCTTTTCAAAAAGGAGTTGACGGAGTCCTGGTTGCGGGCTGCCACCCCGGAGACTGTCATTATCATTCCGGAAATTATTTTACCAGAAGGAGATTCCTCTTGATGAGACGTCTGATGGAATATGTCGGTATGGAACCGGAAAGATTCCAAAACCGTTGGATTTCCGCAGCCGAAGCCCCAAAATTCCAACAGGTAATCACTGAGCTGACAGAACAAATCAAGGCTTTGGGTCCAAACAGGAAGTTGAGGGATGACCAATGGAACAATTAA